The Biomphalaria glabrata chromosome 6, xgBioGlab47.1, whole genome shotgun sequence genomic interval TTTTACTTGCAGATgtcttttcttatatttaacaaacaactaaaaaatTGTGTCCACTTtgtcaatgaaacaaaaataaataattcctgTTGTGTACTCAAACAAAGCAGCTGTGTGTGCGTGGGGGAGaaaatttttttcacttttggtCATGtggaaattaaaacaaaatttaaaaatctctaCTGGAAGAAGACTTTCTTTTGTTTGGTAATCTAGCTGCACTCAATAAGGCAAGCACTGATTATAAATTGTGGGTGATAAtcacaaagaaaataaagaaataaaaacctggacataaatgtataaatctatacCAGATAGTTATGGACAAAATACAGAAGCgtagtcgagaggctaagtgcgcttgaacttggcttggcttggctacctagaagggggctcgaggtttcgacacccgactcgggcagagttgtgtttactgagcgcctaaaggcagcacggaaaaccaactcctagataccccctgaCGTGATTgacgaataataataataataaaacatattttgtaaTACTTTCGTATGGCCCATCTTTTGGATGATTAGTGGGCTAGGCTATAGTCCAATCTGTTTTTGTGAGGATTTCTGTGTTACCACCAGGCACTTCTCTCACATATAACTTATCGTTAGTCAAGATTCAAATTCGAACCCCCTCTAGATAAGTAACTAAGCACGTTCTGCCGTTCACCCTACAACTTGGAGGCTGGTTAGTTGAAAGCAATCACCCCTACATGTATGCCACTTTGGTGAATACTGACTAACAGTTACCAAAGACAAATTTTATGTGGGTGAGGTGTCTGGTCTTTAatgcttgtgtatgtgtgcttGTGAATATAATCCGAACCtttcaaatgttaaaaaatgttaacttctAATAAACTTTGTTGgataaaacataaagaaacctTTTAGTTCACAACAAAACAttctttatataaatttttttttttttttttaaatttaaatggtACCATTTACTATTTTCAATGCATGGtgcgttcttttttttttactagtggGAAGCGAGGTctagaggccaagtgcgcttgaacttggcttggctacctagaagggggctcgaggttcgacacctgactcgggcagagttgtgtttactgagggcctaaaggcagcatggaaaacaaactcctagataacccctccccctcccccccccccccactggtccacaaaagagattggaccaaatgTGCTCTGAgccatgctataagcatgaaagtagcgctatataaaagctataatatatactaGGAGTCTTAGAGACATTAGTTTTTGCCAATAACTTCAGAAATGAGTCAATATGTGACACAGCTTTAGCATTGGATCAATAAGCAAGGCTTATATGAATAAGGGTGATGCTTCTCAACATAAGCATTATTTATTAGGAGTAATTCGTATTATTTCAGGCAGGAGGAGGGAAAACTCTTAatttcaaacctctgctgccttgcgcCAATACCCAAACATCAGAAAGGCTTTTAGAACCAACCTTAGGGAAAAATTAGGAGCctgtgacccttaggcagtttgcagccgTCAGTGCTAGACCCTGGCATAATCTAGTCAAGCCACATTCCAAAACTGTATCAGCTCTTGCCATTCCTGCggacacatcagctgcgtggaaaaaaaaaagggggggggggggactaggAACTGCATTGTGGGTAACATTGTTTCTAACATAGCTAGTGTTCTGGCTTTCATTTCAttaagatgaaccatagttgcTTCACAACTGAAATGGGCCATAGAATTCTTTTTAGGTCAAATTCTTAGAGCGCTCTTTGTTCCCTAGTTCCATtggaacatggaatgggttgcctgaatcagccaggaaattCAATGACTTAGCAgggtttaagtctctaattaaaatgggttgcctgaatcagccaggaaatccATTGGCTTAGCAGGGTTGAAGTCTCTAAttaaaatgggttgcctgaatcagccaggaaatccATTGGCTTAGCAGGGTTGAAGTCTCTAAttaaaatgggttgcctgaatcagccaggaaatccAATGACTTAGCAGGGTTTAAGTCCCTAATTAAaatgagttgcctgaatcagccaggaaaacaataGGATTTAAGTCCTTAATTAAAATGCTTCACTAGTAAGTGTTTTATGATGTCTCCTTGTATACAATATTTACACTTGTATTTGTGATAGTACCAGTACCAATAAAAATGCAGTGTATAAGCTAATATCCAACGGGATCAAACATATTTAGGTTTAAACTCACAAAATTTTGTtgaattcattattaatttCACAAAGCACGAAGCTTTCAGATTTATTGAACTTAAAAATTGTACATCTTCTTCAATACATTTTGATATAAATTATATTGCATCAGGTTGTATGTAAAGGACACTATCTGTATACACAGATCAAGCATATTTATTACAACTAACATTCTCCCTAGTTGAACCAGTAAACTCTTGGTTACAGCTCTATATATATCGTATAGGACTACACTACATAGGTCAGTATAATGTACAGTCACACAAAATGCTTCAGagcagatttttttctttttacaaaggtAAGGTTTATAGTTGAACAGCTGGTGGCAAGCTTATGGACATAGTCTTTATAACTTTAAAACGTTTGAATAGAAATTAAATGGTCAAGACATTCACATCTTCAAGGGACATTATAATGCCCAACTGTTTCAATAGCCTCTTGTGCACACACACAGCACAGTAAAAGGCCAGAACATAGCACAGCATCAAATTTACAAGGCACATTGTCAGCATATGATTTAcgtctaaacaaaaaacatagcAGACCTTTAGACAGAGCACTACCTGATGGAGCACTACCAGTCAGAGAGGTGGAGCAATACCAGTCGGAGAACTACATGGTGGAGCACTACCAGTTGGAGAACTACATGGTGGAGCAATACCAGTCAGAGAACTACCTGGTGGAGTACTACCAGCCAGAGAACTACCTGGTGGAGCAATACCAGTCAGAGAACTACCTGGTGGAGCAATACCAGTCAGAGAACTACCTGGTGGAGCAATACCAGTCAGAGAACTACCTGGTGGAGCAATACCAGTCGGAGAACTACCTGGTGGAGCAATACCAGTCAGAGAACTACCTGGTGGAGCAATACCAGTCAGAGAACTACCTGTTGGAGTAATACCACTCAGAGAACTACCTGATGGAGTAATACCACTCAGAGAACTACCTGGTGGAGCAATACAAGAGAACTACCTGATGGAGCAATACCAGTCAGAGAACTACCTGGTGGAGCAATACCAGTCAGAGAACTACCTGGTGGAGCAATACCAGTCAGAGAACTACCTGGTGGAGCAATACCAGTCAGAGAACTACCTGGTGGAGCAATACCAGTCAGAGAACTACCTGGTGGAGCAATACCAGTCAGAGAACTACCTGGTGGAGCAATACCAGTCAGAGAACTACCTGGTGGAGCAATACCAGTCAGAGAACTACCTGGTGGAGCAATACCATTCAAAGCACTACCTGGTGGAGCAATACCAGTCAGAGAACTACCTGATGGAGAAGTACCAGACAGAGCAGTACTATTTGAATAGAATAATGAAAATCATTTCCAGCCCAGGTGGAGCAATACCTAGGAAACGGTGAACTGAGTAGAGAACGCCCCAATAAAACAAAGTCATGCTCAATACCAACCAGTAAATGGGTTGAATAGTACCacaataacagaaataaaaaaggctGTTTCAGTACACTATCCCACATTTTGTTATTTGACATTCATCAaagttacaaaacaaacatcaaaTAGGGGAGAGAAAAAGACACGTCAGGAATTTATACAGCGATGTTAGAGAagcaaaaatttatttaaaaaaaaatgtaatgtagaaagtgtcaaaagatataagcaGGAGTAATATTAACAATGGCAAAAGTCATAGAAATTTAAATTGCAGCAAGATATTAACTATGGCAGCGCTCTACAGGACTTAGGCTGTAACAAAAGACAAGCTGGTAGATTTTTTCCAAAGTATCAGACTGCACTTCTCATTCTTACTGCATAAAACAAATTCGTTAATTTATTCTcttaatgaacatttttttgtgtgaactGTAACGTCAAGTGggtaatattaaaattcatataTTCATCTCATTTGATACGCTTTGCACACAAATTGACCTCATTTGGAACAATGAGACATGCTTAAAACTAATTAACTTAATATAAAAGCAAGCCATGCATTAGCTGAAAGGTACTTTTAAAACTTAGATGTATAAATTGGACCCCACAATGACATGCCAACTATTGTAagaaaatgcaaactaaaactctatgaccatattacaaggtcttctaaacttgcaaagaccttcctacagggaacagtaccgggaaaaagaagaagaggaggcagacagagaaagcgatgggaagacaatataaaagaatggacaggcctgccagtGAAAGAGTTATAaccaaagcaaaagacagaggaatggagagagatggtcgacaaatcttgtgtgataggtgaaagtgaaggtaaAGTTATTTATTTCATAACATTCCAATTCAAGACACTTTTTGAAAATTTGTGCTAGGCTATGTATAAaggcaacattaaaaaaaacattagctaGACACAGAATATAACAAATTAATGTTAGAATTAGCACATCTTCTATACTGAACTCACATTTAACATAAATAcaggatataaaaaaataaatattatcacAATCTTGAACTTGATAATGTCCACATCTAATACAAGACATTTATTCAGACATGTTCAGATTGATGTGCGATTGCCTTATGTGTT includes:
- the LOC129926658 gene encoding uncharacterized protein LOC129926658 → MLQSRFFSFYKASCAHTQHSKRPEHSTASNLQGTLSAYDLRLNKKHSRPLDRALPDGALPVREVEQYQSENYMVEHYQLENYMVEQYQSENYLVEYYQPENYLVEQYQSENYLVEQYQSENYLVEQYQSENYLVEQYQSENYLVEQYQSENYLVEQYQSENYLLE